One genomic segment of Erythrolamprus reginae isolate rEryReg1 chromosome 2, rEryReg1.hap1, whole genome shotgun sequence includes these proteins:
- the LOC139160262 gene encoding LOW QUALITY PROTEIN: zinc finger protein 79-like (The sequence of the model RefSeq protein was modified relative to this genomic sequence to represent the inferred CDS: deleted 1 base in 1 codon) gives MEPAGEGWIKREGNEGSLQPLRDTLWVDVEQPIKKLSEQSEDFLESKPLKSVKRVLDMRQHPFTEEICFDYENSPRKMYPSDRPFKCDMCEKSFRHSSSLLTHRRLHTGEKPYKCTDCGKSFNTSSALIVHRRTHTGEKSYACSDCGRHFSEGSVLIKHWRIHTGEKPYKCAICGRGFRQSSQLRAHERTHTGEKPYACQDCGKRFSTSSNLSAHQRTHTGEKPYVCPECDRRFGHKSHLVSHQKTHTEKLHACSDCPATFRMLHQLLVHRKSHQEERRYKCLLCGKTFSYSSALLAHQRMHTGDRPFNCLECGRSFVRNSDLNKHQRIHTGEKPYECPECGKRFNQSSHLVSHRRVHVKSAGKNPGSNVPVPRGRQIVSFR, from the exons ATGGAGCCCG CAGGTGAAGGCTGGATCAAGAGAGAAGGTAACGAAGGATCTCTCCAGCCCCTGAGGGATACCCTATGGGTTGATGTGGAACAGCCAATCAAAAAATTATCGGAGCAAAGTGAAGATTTCCTGGAATCTAAACCATTGAAATCTGTAAAGAGAGTTCTGGACATGCGTCAGCATCCGTTCACAGAGGAGATTTGTTTCGACTATGAGAACAGCCCTCGGAAGATGTACCCAAGCGACCGTCCCTTTAAGTGTGACATGTGCGAGAAAAGCTTCCGCCACAGTTCCAGCCTGTTAACCCACCGAAGGCTTCATACTGGGGAAAAACCGTATAAGTGCACCGACTGTGGGAAGAGCTTCAACACCAGCTCAGCGCTGATCGTGCATCGCCGGACCCACACCGGAGAGAAATCCTACGCCTGCTCAGACTGCGGGAGGCATTTCAGCGAAGGTTCGGTGCTCATCAAGCACTGGCGGATCCACACCGGAGAGAAGCCGTACAAATGCGCCATCTGTGGGAGGGGCTTCCGGCAGAGCTCCCAGCTGCGGGCCCACGAGCGGacccacacgggggagaaacctTACGCCTGCCAGGACTGCGGGAAACGCTTCAGCACCAGCTCTAACCTCTCGGCCCACCAGCGGACTCACACGGGGGAAAAACCATACGTCTGCCCCGAGTGCGACCGACGGTTTGGTCACAAGTCGCATCTCGTCTCCCACCAGAAGACGCACACCGAGAAGCTGCACGCTTGCTCCGACTGCCCAGCAACCTTCCGCATGCTCCACCAGCTCCTGGTCCACCGAAAGTCCCATCAGGAAGAGAGGCGGTACAAATGCCTCCTGTGTGGGAAGACTTTCAGCTACAGCTCAGCCCTCTTGGCACACCAGAGGATGCACACAGGGGACCGGCCATTCAACTGCCTGGAGTGCGGGAGAAGTTTTGTCCGGAATTCAGACTTGAACAAACaccagaggatccacacaggggagaaaccctacGAGTGCCCAGAGTGCGGGAAGCGATTTAACCAAAGCTCCCACTTGGTGAGCCATCGGAGAGTCCACGTGAAAAGCGCTGGGAAGAATCCTGGCTCAAATGTCCCCGTTCCAAGG GGACGACAAATAGTGTCTTTCCGATGA